In Phormidium ambiguum IAM M-71, the genomic window AAAGTGTCGGTGATGCGGATTCTAGATTGCAGCAAAGTGGTGATTTGGCGTAGCAATTCATCGCCAGCAATATGACCGCAAGTATCATTAACTACTTTGAATTGATCGAGGTCTAAATAACATAATGTATGCTGTTCTTGTTCTAACTTTGCAGTTACTACAGCTTCTTCCAACTGTCGTTCAAATTCGGAACGATTTACTAATCCGGTTAACGCATCATGACTAGCTTGCCAAGATAATAGATGGGTCAATTGGCGTTCTGAAGTAATGTCATGAAAGACTAAAATTGCGCCTATAATTTCGCCTTCTGCTGTCCGAATTGGGGCTGCTGAGTTAGCAATATTATACTCACTACCGTCACGAGAAATTAGAATAGTATGATTAGCTAAATCTTCTGTAATACCATACTTTAAAACTGTTTCTATAGGATTTTTAATAGATTGACGAGAGCTTTCGTTTATAATTTTAAAAACTTCAGTTAATGGCTTATTTTGGACTTCATCTAGTTGCCAGCCTGTGAGGTTTTCTGCAACTGGATTAAGAAACTCAATTTTCCCGAAAGCATCAGTTGTAATTACGGCATCTCCTATAGAATGTAATGTAACTTGTGCTTTTTCTTTTTCTGCTAAAAGCAATTGTTGACTTGACTCCAAAGCCTGCATTGTTAATTGGTGAATTTGCATTTGCGCCAATAGTAATTGCTGCATATCCAACAATTTATAAGGTTGCTGTTCTTTTTGCGGATTTTTTACTACTATTGGCTCGTAAAGGTATTGCTTTGGGCGGTTTAAAGCTTTTTTAGCTGCTGTGATAATTGAACTTTCTTGGGGAATAATTAAAGCGTGACTATGAGCATATTTATAGAAAATGTGTATTGGTTTTTTGAAAAATAGTTCTACACTATAAGGACGACTCATGCACTCGAAAAAGTGCGATCGAGAAATTACACCTATAAATTCATTATCTTTAACAATAAGTATCCCTGGTAACAATGGATTATCTTCTAAAATCTTTGCTACCTTATATGCTGAGCATTCCGGGCTAATTGCTATATTATGAAGAGTTAAATCTTGTAATGTGGAATCAACTTTTAATGTTTTTCTGCTTAACTCTGGTAAAAATACTAGATGAGATTTTACAGGGAAAATGTTGGATAAGTTCATAGTTTCCTGACAATAACTCAATTATAGATGGAAGAAAAAGGAAGTAGTTTTTTGTAAAAAGTAATACAAAAATTCTATGTTAATAGCCAAAGATTTAGATTTGGTTTATTCTGTATCTCTGCTTAGAATATAATTTAACACATTATTTTTTGGCAATACGGACATGAAATTAAAAGTTAGCTTTGTTTATTAAAAAACTAACTTTTTTATTAGTTATAAACTTTAATTTATAAAAATTAAAACTTTGAATGAGGAGATTTAATGGTTAGAAAACCCCTAGTTAATTTAATCTTAATCTTCATCAATATCTGTATTATAAGTCACAAATAATTTGAGGGGTTAGGAAATAATTAAAAATACTTAACCGATCGCCTTAAATTTTGAAAAATGCTTTTAAGCTTTTAAATGAATAGTTGTATAACGCTTAGGTATAAAAAATGCTGAA contains:
- a CDS encoding EAL domain-containing protein codes for the protein MNLSNIFPVKSHLVFLPELSRKTLKVDSTLQDLTLHNIAISPECSAYKVAKILEDNPLLPGILIVKDNEFIGVISRSHFFECMSRPYSVELFFKKPIHIFYKYAHSHALIIPQESSIITAAKKALNRPKQYLYEPIVVKNPQKEQQPYKLLDMQQLLLAQMQIHQLTMQALESSQQLLLAEKEKAQVTLHSIGDAVITTDAFGKIEFLNPVAENLTGWQLDEVQNKPLTEVFKIINESSRQSIKNPIETVLKYGITEDLANHTILISRDGSEYNIANSAAPIRTAEGEIIGAILVFHDITSERQLTHLLSWQASHDALTGLVNRSEFERQLEEAVVTAKLEQEQHTLCYLDLDQFKVVNDTCGHIAGDELLRQITTLLQSRIRITDTLARLGGDEFGLLLRQCPLNQGVLVAKAINENMQKFRFVWQDKSFNVGISIGLTAIDANNQNVASIMSAADAACYRAKNRGRDRIQVYQANDSELLQQHGQMQWVSRIHKALEENRFRLYCQSIVPINSFSDRHQHYEVLLRLIDETGQLVSPKAFIPAAERYNLMPMIDRWVISKLFANQSIFYRNSSHLYQSNSNHYNCTYAINLSGASINDEQFIDFLQEQFKIHQIPPETICFEITETVAIVNLSKATQLMRSLKQLGCRFALDDFGSGMSSFTYLKTLPVDYLKIDGGFVKDIVEDHVAGAMVEAINHIGQMMGLQTIAEFVENETILAKVKALGVNYAQGYGISKPLPLTFSTKQL